In the genome of Crassaminicella thermophila, the window AAGATGATGAACTTATTGTTGGATCTCCTTGTGGAGCACCTCGTGCTGGTGCTTTTTCTCCAGACATAGCATGGAGATGGTTGGAAGAAGAATTAGATACAATTGGTACACGTCCTCAAGATCCATTTTATATATCAGAAGAAGATAAGAAGTATATGCGTGAAGAGCTTTTTCCATTTTGGAAAGGTAAATCCGTTGATGAACATTGCGAAGACCAATATCGTGAGGCTGGAGTTTGGGAGATTTCAGGTGAATCCTTTATTTCGGATTGCTCATATCATGCAGTAAATGGTGGTGGAGATTCTAACCCTGGATATGATGTAATTCTAATGAAAAAAGGCATGTTAGATATTCAGAATGAAGCAAAAGAATACTTATCTAAGCTAAGTTATGAAAATCCTGAGGATATTGAGAAGATATATTTTTATAAGTCTGTTATTGAAACTACTGAAGGAGTTATGATTTATGCTAAGCGTTTATCTGAATATGCAGCAGAACTTGCAGAAAAAGAGACTAATCCTAAGCGTAAGGCAGAACTACAAAAGATTTCTGAAATAAATAAAAGAGTTCCAGCGCATAAACCTAGTACATTTTGGGAAGCAATTCAGGCTGTTTGGACTGTGGAGTCTTTATTAGTAGTTGAAGAGAACCAAACAGGCATGTCAATTGGTCGTGTTGATCAGTATATGTACCCATTCTATAAAGCTGATATAGAAAGTGGTCGCATGACTGAATATGAAGCGTTTGAGTTAGTTGGTTGTATGTTAATCAAAATGTCAGAGATGATGTGGATTACTAGTGAAGGTGCTTCTAAATTCTTTGCAGGCTATCAACCATTTGTTAATATGTGCGTTGGTGGTGTTACCCGTGAAGGTCTTGATGCGACAAATGATTTAACTTACTTATTAATGGATGCAGTTCGCCATGTTAAAATTTATCAACCATCTTTAGCAACACGTATTCATAATAAGTCGCCTAAGAAATATCTAAAGAAAATTGTTGAGGTTATTCGTTCAGGTATGGGATTTCCGGCATGTCATTTTGATGATGCACATATAAAGATGATGTTAGCAAAAGGTGTTTCTATAGAGGATGCTCGTGATTACTGCTTAATGGGTTGCGTTGAGCCACAAAAGTCTGGGCGTCTATATCAGTGGACTTCTACAGGGTATACACAATGGCCTATTTGTATTGAATTAGTTCTAAATAGGGGTGTTCCACTATGGTATGGTAAGCAGGTTTGCCCTGATATGGGTGATTTAGATAACTTTAAAACTTACGAGGATTTTGAAAAAGCTGTTAAGGAACAGATTAAGTATATTACTAAATTGACTAGTATAGCTACAGTTATATCACAGCGTGTTCACAGAGAATTAGCTCCAAAACCATTAATGTCCATTATGTATGAAGGTTGTATGGAAAAAGGTAAAGATGTTTCTGCTGGTGGTGCTATGTATAACTTTGGTCCTGGTGTTGTGTGGACTGGATTAGCTACATATGTAGATTCTATGGCTGCTATTAAGAAGCTAGTATATGATGAGAAAAAATATACTTTACATGAACTAAATGAAGCATTAAAAGCTGATTTTGTTGGCTATGAACAAATTAGAAACGATTGCTTAAAGGCTCCTAAGTATGGTAATGATGATGACTATGCAGATTTAATTGCTACTGATTTAATTAATTTTACTGAGATGGAACACCGTAAGTATAAGACTTTATATTCAGTATTAAGTCACGGTACTTTATCTATATCTAACAATACTCCATTTGGTCAGCTAACTGGTGCATCTGCTAATGGACGAAAAGCTTGGACCCCATTATCTGATGGTATCAGTCCAACTCAAGGAGCAGATTTTAAAGGACCTACTGCAATTATAAAATCTGTTTCTAAGATGGCTTGTGACAATATGAATATAGGCATGGTTCATAACTTTAAGCTTATGGCAGGACTATTAGATACACCAGAAGGTGAGGAAGGTATTATTGCATTACTGCGTACTGCTTGTATATTTGGTAATGGTCAAATGCAGTTTAATTATTTAGATAACAAAACTTTAATAGAAGCACAGAAAAATCCAGATCAGTATCGTGATTTGATAGTTCGTGTAGCAGGTTATAGTGCATTCTTTGTTGAGCTTTGCAAGGATGTTCAAGATGAGATAATAAGTAGAACTATGTTGACACATTTTTAAATAGGATTATTTAAAACTTATTTTATCTGATGTTGGTAAAGTATAGGCTCAGATAAAATACCTATTGAAATAAAACGGGAGATTAGATGATATGAGCAATAATAAGGCAACTAAAATAGAAAGAAAAGCATTCATATTCAATATACAAAAATACAATATGTATGATGGACCTGGAGTAAGAACACTAGTGTTTTTTAAAGGATGTCCATTGCGTTGTAAGTGGTGTTCGAATCCTGAAGGATTAGAACGGAAATATCAAGTTATGTTTAAAAGAGGATTATGTATTGATTGTGGTGCTTGTGTCTCTGTTTGCCCAGTTGGAATTCATACTATTAATAACGAAGGAAAGCATGTAGTAAATCATAGTATTGATTGTCTAGGGTGTAGTAAGTGTGAGGAAGTTTGTAAAGAATCTGCATTATCGATTGTGGGAGATATAAAAACTGTTTCTGAGCTTTTGGAAATTATAGAAGAGGACAAAGATTTTTATGATGTTTCAGGTGGAGGTGTCACTCTAGGTGGTGGTGAGGTAACGATGCAGGCAGAATTTGCTGCAAATCTCCTTATGGCTTGTAAGCAGGAAGGAATAAATACAGCCATTGAAACCTGTGGCTATGCAAAGCTTGAATCTATACTTAAAATTGCAGAATTTACTGATTTATTTCTTTATGATTTAAAGCATATCGATTCTGATATGCATTATAAGCTAACAGGAGTTCGTAATGAGCGAATTTTAAAAAACCTAAAGGAACTGCTTCGTCGTAGGTATAACGTAAAAATAAGAATGCCACTTTTAAAAGGTGTAAATGATAGCCAAGATGATATTAAGCGAGTGATTGATTTTTTAATGCCTTATCGTGACTACAAAAATTTTAAGGGTATAGATTTACTACCATATCATAAATTGGGTGTAAATAAATACAAGCAGTTGGGTATGGAATATCAAATAAAAGAAGATCCAAAATTAAGCAATTATGAATTAGAAATCATTGAAAGTTGGATTAAGGAATATGATTTTCCAGTTTCGATTATAAGACATTGATAAATTTAAATAGATTGTGAGGTAAAGTTTATGGGAGCTGTTAGTGAAAAACCTATACAACGTGTCATAGAAGAATCAGTACCTGGAAAACAGGTTACAATTGCTCATGTTATTGCATCTCCTACTTATGATATATATGAACGCTTAGGAATAGATGATAAAGGTGCAATTGGAATTTTAACAATAACTCCGTATGAAACGGCTATTATTGCAGCTGATGTTGCAACGAAGGCTGCGGATGTTGAAATAGGATTTCTTGATCGATTTACCGGATCTTTGATTATCACTGGTGATGTAGATTCTGTTGAGACAGCACTTCATGCAGTAAATGACACTTTGAAAAGTCTATTAGATTTCACTACAGCCCCTATTACAAGAACATGAGAAAGAAAAGAGTAATGGTAATTGGACCTACACAATGTGGAAAGACCTCATTAGTTAATGCATTAAATGATTATAATGGTCCACTTAGAAAAACACAGGATATTATCTATGGAAAAAATACAATAGATGTTCCCGGCTCTTATATTGAAAACACATGGATGTACAAACACTTAATTGCTGTATCGCAGGATGCATCTTATGTTTTAATACTAATAGATCAGTCAAGATGTGATAATGTGTATTCTCCTGGTTTTGCAAAGGCTTTTAGATGTCCAGTAATTGGAGTAATAACTAAAATTGATTTAATGAAAGAAAATGAAGAATTGTGTTATAAACAATTAAAGAAGATAGGAGTAGAGGAGCCTTATTACAGGATAAGTGCTTTAAGAGGAATAGGTATTAAAGCATTAAAAGAATATTTGTTTTCAAGACAAGAAAAGTAAAGAGGGATAGATATGAAATTTATAACTGAAGAAGGCTTACGGGAATTATTTAGAAAAGAACCTTTTACTACTTATGAGATAGAAGTAGGTCAAAGGCTTACACCAGGAGCGCGTCAGTTTTTAAGAGATCGAGGTATAAATATAATCGATGATGGTCCTATTATAACAAGTACTGAAGGGGTACAGTCTAAAGAGCTAAAAATGATGAAAAATTGGAAAAAGAAAATGTTTTATTCTAGGATGAAGTCAATTGAAGCATTATTTCTTATTACTGCAGAAGACATTTTAAGTAGAGATATTTTTTTAGCTCAAAGTGTTATAAATTTAGGAAAACAATTTTCAACAATTAAAAATGCTATAGAGGAAAAGAATACGACTGAAACATTTTGTTGTAAGGAATGCAGTGGGATAAAGGCGGATAATTTTTCTGATAATTTAGGTGACTGCTTTGAAATTACAGAGTTTCATATACAACTAAAAAAAGGTAGAGATATCATTATTCTGCATAGGCTACGTTGCGCTCTTAGAGAGCTAGAGCCTTTTATTTTAGAACTATTTGAGGATAATGATAATGAATTTTGTAAAGAGGTTATTGGGAAGGTTAATCAGAGTATTAATACCTTATCCCAAATAATCTGTTCTATTGTTGGAGGTAAAATATGTCAGAGAAAAAATTAAATTATGAATACTGTGATAAGCTTGTCCGAGACTTTGAAGAAGTAGTGAAACAACCAATTGTTAGTAAATCTTCTGTTTACTATACTGGAGTAGATTTGGGTACGGCATGTGTTGTTTTAGCAGTTTTGGATGAAAATTATAAGCCAGTTGCAGGTGCATATAGATATGCAGATGTAGTTCGGGATGGTATGGTTGTAGATTATATTGGTGCAATAAAAATTGTTAGAGAGCTAAAACAGGAGCTTGAAGAAAAATTAGGAGCAGAATTAATTTATGGAGCTGCTGCAATACCACCTGGAACAGATGCACTAGATTCAGGAGCTGTTAAAAATGTAGTTCAGGCTGCTGGTTTTGAGCTAACTAATCTTCTTGATGAACCTACAGCAGCAAATAAAGCTCTTAAGATTCAAAATGGTGCAGTTGTAGATATAGGTGGTGGAACAACAGGAATTTCAATACTAAAGAATGGTAAAGTTGTTTATATTGCTGATGAGCCAACAGGGGGTACGCATTTTTCTTTAGTTGTTTCTGGTGCTTATAGAATGTCATTTCAAGAAGCAGAAATATATAAGAGAGATTCGAAAAATCATAAAGAGTTATTGCCAGTATTAAAGCCTGTAATTGAAAAAATCGCATCTATTATAAATCAACATATTAAGGATCATGATGTTGATGAAATATCTTTAGTAGGTGGAACTTGCTGCCTAACAGGTATTGAAGAGATTATAGAAAAAAAGACAGGCATTTTTACACATAAACCTAAAAACCCTATGTTTGTAACTCCTTTAGGAATAGCACTTAGTTGTACAAAAGAGATTATAGAATAGGGGATGCTTGGTTATGGAATTTAGAATTATAAAATCCCCATCAAAGGGCACAATTGATATTCTTATGAAACGACTGGGAATAAATGTTAGTAATGACTTAAGTTGTGTTGGTGCGATTGGTTTGGTTCAGGGAAGAATGATAGATATGATTTGTGCAGTTGATATTGCAGAGAAGGCTGTTGATGTTACAGTATCAGATATTAAAGGGAGTTGTCCACAAAATATGATTATGATAGCAATTTTTGGTGACACGGCTTCTGTTGAGTCAGCTATTTTAGAGATTAAGTGCAATTTAAAAAAGGAGAAAGCAATATGTTAACAGCAAGATTAATTGATAATATATGGGCAACTAGAAAAGTAGATTTGCTAAATGGATTTAAATTTATGCTAGCAGAAGTAATTGGTGGTACTGGTAGCGGTCAGCACTTAGTAGTTATAGATATTATTGGTGCTGGCATTGGAGATAGAGTTATTGTTTGCACAGGCTCAGCAGCTCGAAGAATGTTAGGCAATGATGATATTCCAGTTGATGCAGCTGTTGTTGGAATTATCGATGAAGATTGCAATTTTTAATAAATTCAGGAGGTAGAAGAATGAATCTTCTTGATATTGTAAGAGAAGCCGGTGTTATTGGTGCAGGAGGGGCAGGGTTTCCTACCCATGCAAAACTTGCATCAAAGGCTGAATATATACTTCTTAACGGAGCTGAATGTGAACCATTATTGAGGGTGGATCAACAGCTTATGGAGTTGTTTGCAGATGAAATTATAAAGGGATTTGAAGCAGCAGGAAAATTTGTTTGTGCAAGTAAAGCGATTATAGGTATAAAAGGAAAGCATAAAAAAGTAATTTCTATATTACGTGAAAGAATAAAAGCACTTCAGGTAGGAGATTTTATTGAAGTTAAAGAACTACCAGATATTTATCCAGCAGGTGATGAGCAGGTATTAGTTTATGAACTAACAGGTAGAGTTGTTCCAGAAGCAGGTATTCCAATTCAAGTTGGATGTGTAGTGTTAAATTCAGAAACTGCATTAAACATATACTATGCATCTATTAAAGAACCAGTTACGCAAAAATATATAACAATTGCAGGAGATATTCCGAAAGCTTTAACAGTAAAGGTTCCAATAGGTACACCTATTATAGATGTATTAAAGTTAAGTGGTATTGAAAACTTTGAGAACTATGCAGTTATAGATGGAGGGCCTATGATGGGGCCTATTATGAGCAACTTAGATGGATATGTTAATAAGAAAAACAAGGGATTTGTAATTTTGAAAAAGGATCATTATCTAATAAGAAAGAAATCTATCAGCTTAGAACAAGCAAAAAGAGTTAATAAATCTGCTTGTGCCCAGTGCCGTATGTGTACAGACCTTTGTCCACGTTACCTTCTTGGACATGAAGTACAGCCACATAAGATGATGCGTGCTTTAAATTATAAACTAATAGATATTGAAAATCAAAAAATTGCACAGCTATGTTGTCAGTGTAATTTATGTGAATTGTTTTCATGTCCAGCAGGACTTAATCCTAAATCTGCAAATCTTTACTTTAAAGGTAAATTAGCAGAGCAAAATATAAGATATAAACCAAACAAGTCAGAATTTATAGCTCGTAAAAGTAGAGAATATCGTTTAATTCCAAGCAAACGCCTTATCGCTAGGTTAGGTTTATATAAATTTGACAAACCAGCTCCTATGACAGAAGTTGAATTAAAACCAGAACTGGTATATATATCGACAAATCAGCATATAGGAGCACCTGCAGTTTCTGTTGTTTCTGTTGGTGATTATGTTGAGATAGGCCAACAAATAGGTAAAATTCCAGAAGGTAGCTTAGGTGCGACTATACATGCAAGTATTTCAGGAAAAGTAGTTGCAATCGAAAATGATTTTATTGTAATAAGGAGGGGCTAATATGTCAAAAGCAATCGGTATGGTTGAGTTAATAAGTATTGCACGTGGAATATATGCAGCAGACCAAATGGTAAAAGTTTCTGATGTGGAAATAGTCACAGCTAGTTCTACTTGTCCTGGTAAATATATTGCGATCGTTCATGGGGATGTTGCATCAGTTAATGATTCAGTAAGCATTGGAGAAAGAGTGGCAGAAGAATATTTGGTTGATTCAATAGTTATACCAAATGTTAGTCCTCAGATATTTCCAGCAATTACAGGTGCAACTATGCCAGATGGTATTCAGGCTTTAGGAATTATGGAGTCTTTTTCTCAAGCGACTATGATTATTGCAGCTGATGCAATACTTAAGGCAGCAAAGTTACAGCCAATAGAGTTACGTTTGGGGAATGGACTAGGAGGCAAATCATTCTTTACTTTCACTGGTGACGTAGCAGCAGTTGAAGCTGGTGTTGAAGCAGGAAAGGCTATTGCAAAGGAGAAGGGGCTTTTAGTAAATTCAGAGATTATACCTTCTCCATCAGATGAATTGGTAGAATCTTTGTTCTAATACATAAGAACTTTGATATATAAATTTTAAAAATTATATGAAAGGATGTGAAAGAATGAAAAGATTGATTTGCGCAAAAGATATTGAAGTTGCTAAAAAGAAAAGTGAAAAAGTAATTTATATCGACAGTAATACAATT includes:
- the cutC gene encoding choline trimethylamine-lyase, with amino-acid sequence MDIREFSNKFAEATRNMSTEEQAALMKIFESISKEINQDTSSYTQSDVEDTGIPNGMTKRLKRLKETYLKWKPSITTYRARAITKIAKENPGMPKILLRAKSFRYCCETAPLVIQDDELIVGSPCGAPRAGAFSPDIAWRWLEEELDTIGTRPQDPFYISEEDKKYMREELFPFWKGKSVDEHCEDQYREAGVWEISGESFISDCSYHAVNGGGDSNPGYDVILMKKGMLDIQNEAKEYLSKLSYENPEDIEKIYFYKSVIETTEGVMIYAKRLSEYAAELAEKETNPKRKAELQKISEINKRVPAHKPSTFWEAIQAVWTVESLLVVEENQTGMSIGRVDQYMYPFYKADIESGRMTEYEAFELVGCMLIKMSEMMWITSEGASKFFAGYQPFVNMCVGGVTREGLDATNDLTYLLMDAVRHVKIYQPSLATRIHNKSPKKYLKKIVEVIRSGMGFPACHFDDAHIKMMLAKGVSIEDARDYCLMGCVEPQKSGRLYQWTSTGYTQWPICIELVLNRGVPLWYGKQVCPDMGDLDNFKTYEDFEKAVKEQIKYITKLTSIATVISQRVHRELAPKPLMSIMYEGCMEKGKDVSAGGAMYNFGPGVVWTGLATYVDSMAAIKKLVYDEKKYTLHELNEALKADFVGYEQIRNDCLKAPKYGNDDDYADLIATDLINFTEMEHRKYKTLYSVLSHGTLSISNNTPFGQLTGASANGRKAWTPLSDGISPTQGADFKGPTAIIKSVSKMACDNMNIGMVHNFKLMAGLLDTPEGEEGIIALLRTACIFGNGQMQFNYLDNKTLIEAQKNPDQYRDLIVRVAGYSAFFVELCKDVQDEIISRTMLTHF
- the cutD gene encoding choline TMA-lyase-activating enzyme; the protein is MSNNKATKIERKAFIFNIQKYNMYDGPGVRTLVFFKGCPLRCKWCSNPEGLERKYQVMFKRGLCIDCGACVSVCPVGIHTINNEGKHVVNHSIDCLGCSKCEEVCKESALSIVGDIKTVSELLEIIEEDKDFYDVSGGGVTLGGGEVTMQAEFAANLLMACKQEGINTAIETCGYAKLESILKIAEFTDLFLYDLKHIDSDMHYKLTGVRNERILKNLKELLRRRYNVKIRMPLLKGVNDSQDDIKRVIDFLMPYRDYKNFKGIDLLPYHKLGVNKYKQLGMEYQIKEDPKLSNYELEIIESWIKEYDFPVSIIRH
- a CDS encoding BMC domain-containing protein; its protein translation is MGAVSEKPIQRVIEESVPGKQVTIAHVIASPTYDIYERLGIDDKGAIGILTITPYETAIIAADVATKAADVEIGFLDRFTGSLIITGDVDSVETALHAVNDTLKSLLDFTTAPITRT
- a CDS encoding EutP/PduV family microcompartment system protein — protein: MRKKRVMVIGPTQCGKTSLVNALNDYNGPLRKTQDIIYGKNTIDVPGSYIENTWMYKHLIAVSQDASYVLILIDQSRCDNVYSPGFAKAFRCPVIGVITKIDLMKENEELCYKQLKKIGVEEPYYRISALRGIGIKALKEYLFSRQEK
- a CDS encoding ethanolamine utilization protein — protein: MKFITEEGLRELFRKEPFTTYEIEVGQRLTPGARQFLRDRGINIIDDGPIITSTEGVQSKELKMMKNWKKKMFYSRMKSIEALFLITAEDILSRDIFLAQSVINLGKQFSTIKNAIEEKNTTETFCCKECSGIKADNFSDNLGDCFEITEFHIQLKKGRDIIILHRLRCALRELEPFILELFEDNDNEFCKEVIGKVNQSINTLSQIICSIVGGKICQRKN
- the eutJ gene encoding ethanolamine utilization protein EutJ, whose protein sequence is MSEKKLNYEYCDKLVRDFEEVVKQPIVSKSSVYYTGVDLGTACVVLAVLDENYKPVAGAYRYADVVRDGMVVDYIGAIKIVRELKQELEEKLGAELIYGAAAIPPGTDALDSGAVKNVVQAAGFELTNLLDEPTAANKALKIQNGAVVDIGGGTTGISILKNGKVVYIADEPTGGTHFSLVVSGAYRMSFQEAEIYKRDSKNHKELLPVLKPVIEKIASIINQHIKDHDVDEISLVGGTCCLTGIEEIIEKKTGIFTHKPKNPMFVTPLGIALSCTKEIIE
- a CDS encoding BMC domain-containing protein; this translates as MEFRIIKSPSKGTIDILMKRLGINVSNDLSCVGAIGLVQGRMIDMICAVDIAEKAVDVTVSDIKGSCPQNMIMIAIFGDTASVESAILEIKCNLKKEKAIC
- a CDS encoding EutN/CcmL family microcompartment protein; the protein is MLTARLIDNIWATRKVDLLNGFKFMLAEVIGGTGSGQHLVVIDIIGAGIGDRVIVCTGSAARRMLGNDDIPVDAAVVGIIDEDCNF
- a CDS encoding 4Fe-4S dicluster domain-containing protein produces the protein MNLLDIVREAGVIGAGGAGFPTHAKLASKAEYILLNGAECEPLLRVDQQLMELFADEIIKGFEAAGKFVCASKAIIGIKGKHKKVISILRERIKALQVGDFIEVKELPDIYPAGDEQVLVYELTGRVVPEAGIPIQVGCVVLNSETALNIYYASIKEPVTQKYITIAGDIPKALTVKVPIGTPIIDVLKLSGIENFENYAVIDGGPMMGPIMSNLDGYVNKKNKGFVILKKDHYLIRKKSISLEQAKRVNKSACAQCRMCTDLCPRYLLGHEVQPHKMMRALNYKLIDIENQKIAQLCCQCNLCELFSCPAGLNPKSANLYFKGKLAEQNIRYKPNKSEFIARKSREYRLIPSKRLIARLGLYKFDKPAPMTEVELKPELVYISTNQHIGAPAVSVVSVGDYVEIGQQIGKIPEGSLGATIHASISGKVVAIENDFIVIRRG
- a CDS encoding BMC domain-containing protein; this translates as MSKAIGMVELISIARGIYAADQMVKVSDVEIVTASSTCPGKYIAIVHGDVASVNDSVSIGERVAEEYLVDSIVIPNVSPQIFPAITGATMPDGIQALGIMESFSQATMIIAADAILKAAKLQPIELRLGNGLGGKSFFTFTGDVAAVEAGVEAGKAIAKEKGLLVNSEIIPSPSDELVESLF